From Carassius auratus strain Wakin chromosome 1, ASM336829v1, whole genome shotgun sequence, the proteins below share one genomic window:
- the LOC113107312 gene encoding phosphoglucomutase-2-like, with translation MENGLESTGDSRLDQAVTQWLQYDKNPKTAAAVRTMVKDRAVSELQKCFGARMEFGTAGLRAVMGPGVSCMNDLTIIQTTQGFCVYLEQCFRDLKQRGVVIGFDARAHPPSGGSSKRFACLAASVLISRGVPVHLFSDITPTPYVPFTVSHLGLCAGVMVTASHNPKQDNGYKVYWANGAQIIPPHDTGIAAAIEQNLEPWPKSWDTDGALQSSLLTDPYQDIHREYCQTIQQHCFHRELNKSSKVKVVHTSVHGVGHIFVQAAFKAFDLHPPYAVEEQKDPDPEFPTVKYPNPEEGEGVLTLSFALADKEGATVILANDPDADRLAIAEKQESGQWRVFSGNELGALLGWWIFQCWKQQKEDGKAFIKDVYMLSSTVSSKILRAIAVKEGFHFEETLTGFKWMGNRAKELMEQGKTVLFAFEEAIGYMCSPAVLDKDGVSAAAIAGEFVSYLASKNRTLSHQLRSIYEEYGYHISKNSYFICHDQDTIKRLFERLRNYDWEHSYPKECGGFAITAVRDLTTGFDSDQPDNKAVLPTSKSSQMITFTFANGGVATMRTSGTEPKIKYYTELCAAPGNSDVNQLKTELDNLVDAIVEHFYQPEKNNLTPRPE, from the exons aATCCAAAGACGGCCGCTGCGGTGCGGACTATGGTTAAGGACAGAGCCGTGTCAGAGCTGCAGAAGTGTTTTGGGGCCCGTATGGAGTTCGGCACAGCGGGACTGAGGGCCGTCATGGGACCGGGAGTGTCCTGCATGAATGACCTCACCATCATACAGACCACACAG GGTTTCTGTGTGTACCTGGAGCAGTGTTTTAGAGATCTGAAGCAGAGAGGGGTGGTGATCGGGTTTGATGCTCGCGCTCACCCTCCTAGTGGTGGAAGCAGTAAAAGATTCGCCTGTCTTGCTGCTTCGGTCTTGATCAGCCGAGGCGTCCCGGTCCACCTCTTCAGTGACATCACACCCACTCCATACGTG CCTTTTACTGTATCACATCTAGGACTGTGTGCTGGTGTCATGGTAACAGCCTCCCATAATCCCAAACAAGACAATGGATACAAG gtgTACTGGGCAAACGGAGCTCAGATCATTCCTCCCCATGATACAGGCATCGCCGCAGCGATAGAACAGAACCTTGAGCCGTGGCCTAAATCATGGGACACTGATGGAGCTCTTCAGAGTTCCCTTCTCACTGACCCATACCAGGACATACACAGAGAATACTGCCAAACCATACAACAGCACTGCTTTCACAG GGAGCTGAATAAGAGTTCAAAGGTGAAGGTTGTCCATACGTCAGTTCATGGAGTGGGCCATATTTTTGTCCAGGCTGCTTTTAAGGCCTTTGACCTTCACCCTCCTTATGCTGTGGAAGAGCAGAAGGATCCTGACCCAGAGTTCCCTACTGTCAAATACCCCAACCCTGAGGAAGGAGAAGGAGTCTTG acGCTGTCCTTCGCGCTGGCAGATAAAGAGGGAGCAACTGTTATTCTGGCAAATGACCCTGACGCTGACCGACTGGCTATTGCAGAGAAGCAGGAGAG TGGTCAGTGGAGGGTGTTCTCTGGGAATGAGTTGGGTGCTTTGCTCGGATGGTGGATTTTCCAATGCTGGAAGCAGCAGAAAGAAGATGGAAAAGCCTTCATTAAGGATGTCTACATGCTATCCAGCACCGTCTCCTCAAAAATCCTCCGTGCCATCGCTGTGAAAGAGGGCTTCCACTTTGAA GAAACTCTAACAGGCTTTAAATGGATGGGAAACCGGGCCAAAGAGCTGATGGAGCAGGGAAAGACTGTTCTGTTTGCCTTTGAAGAAGCTATTG GTTACATGTGTTCTCCTGCAGTTTTGGACAAAGATGGCGTAAGTGCGGCTGCCATTGCTGGCGAGTTTGTCTCTTACCTGGCTTCCAAAAATAGAACTCTGTCCCATCAACTCCGATCCATTTATGAGGA GTATGGTTACCACATTTCCAAGAACTCCTACTTCATCTGTCATGACCAAGACACAATTAAACGTTTGTTTGAGCGTCTTCGGAACTATGACTGGGAGCATTCGTATCCTAAAGAGTGCGGgggctttgccatcacagcagTGAGAGATCTTACCACAGGCTTTGACAGCGACCAGCCAGACAACAAGGCT GTTTTGCCCACCAGTAAAAGCAGTCAGATGATTACCTTCACCTTTGCTAACGGGGGCGTGGCTACAATGAGGACCAGCGGCACAGAGCCTAAAATCAAATACTACACTGAGCTCTGTGCTGCACCAGGAAACAG TGATGTTAACCAACTGAAAACTGAATTGGATAACTTGGTTGATGCCATCGTGGAACACTTCTACCAACCTGAGAAAAACAACCTGACTCCTCGACCAGAGTGA